aattattctaagCCGAGTGACATGAAATATAAGggataaataacaaatttagaACTTCGGTTTGTAAATTTTTTGAGCTTTGTAAAAGATATTAAGCATATTggataaaagtttaaaatttgaataatgtctaatgtttttttaattagaaaaatgattaaattgCAATACACCTCtatattaatcaatattttaaatgtaaaatgacaattttagaaagaaaaaataaaataagtaaggTGTTCAATCAAGGCTAGACTATTTATTTAATCAGCATAATAATGGCATTCAAATTTTCATTGAAAAATtacttatttctttttataaccagagctttaaaaaatgaaaataaaattaatgtgatttaaaaaaatgatctaATGACCTATCTTTTCAACATgcaaataatattgaaattgtATTTTGTGATtgctttgattattttttttcttttatttgggATGACTagcttatttttatatttatgcttccctttttaaattagatttttttttattaataattaaaaaaaatgattcatatcttttttttaataggttatattttatattatattaaaaatatataataattttatattataattaataaaagtaatatagtatagtttcttaaatattatagaGTTCAAACTTTAATATGACAGTAACATATACTAATTCAAGAATTAAAGATGGGtgggtttgattttttttttttttttttttaagtagatgtaaaaaaaattattaattaaaacgaGCAACGAATAAAGgtgagttttattattttttaagaattaaataaaaactaaattttaaaaaaaagttagaaagTTATGTTaggataaatttttttaataagaattaaaaaattatgtcacTTGAATTAACTTTGAagatatatttatacttttttacTCTGAATCTTTGTCTGATTTTAAATTTGAGTATTATTTTAAAGGAGATTTTAAAAACAATCTTTAaagttatattttcaaattttgtctGATTATGGCATGTAAAACTTTAGGTAGAACAATTAAATTAAGGTAatagaaaatattgaaataatatgaataaaaaatgctGAAATTCTAAGTTTCAAAAAGAAGAAAAGTCATCAACGGAGTTCCAAAAGGCAAAAATCAATGGATAACTGCAAGTATAAATATCGCAGCCGTTACCGTCACCGGCGCTATCCTTTTTTTCCCTCCacatctttctctctcttagcCAGAGCTTGCTTTTCAGTTTTTACTTCAATAATAAGAATCATCGGAATTCTCCGATTCAGTTTCTTCTCCGACGACTCACCGGACCGGAGTTTTCTTCAAGACTTCTCCGATCTATTATTCTCTTACAGTTGAGGTACGATTACGAAATCTCTCTTTTGAAATTACACGCATATTATAGGTATTTATCGATGCGCGTGTTGTTCTGTATGTATACAAActgatgaatgaatgaatgatgaTGCATATGATTGTAGGTAGCTACGATGAATTAGTTTATTCGAATTTCACTTTCTGCAATTGAATTAGGAGCTTCATTATTGACTAGTTCTTCTTCTGTTCTTTGATAATGATATTTTGTTAGTCGGTTTAGTGACTTTTTCCAGCTGGCTCGCATTAAGAATCCTCCGATTCAGTTTCTTCTCCGACGCCACACCGGACCGGAGTTTTCTTCAGGACTTCGATCTAATATTCTCTTACAATTGAGGTACGATTACGATTTACGAAATCTATCTTGTGAAATTATAGGTATCTAGATATCTATGCGCGTGTTGTTTTTTTATGTATACAAACTGATGAATGATGATGCATATGATTGTAGTTACGACCTGTATGAATTAGTTATTCGAATATCACTTTCTGCGATTGAATTAGGAGCTTCATTATTGACTAGTTCTTCTTCTGTTCTATGATAATGATATTTTGTTAGTCGGTTTAGTGACTTTTCTTTTTCCAGCTGGTTCGCATTAAGAGTCATCGGAATCCTCCGATTCAGTTTCTCCTCCGACGCCTCACCGGACCGGAGTTTTCTTCAAGACTTCTTCGATCTATTATTCTCTTACAATTGAGGTACGATTACGACTTACGAAATCTCTCTTTTGAAATTACACGCATATTATAGGTATCTATCTGTCTGTATGAATACAAACTGATGATGCATATCATATGATTGTAGTTACTATACATGTATGAATTAGTTTATTCGAATTTCACTTTCTGCGATTGAATTAGGAGCTTGATTATTGACTAGTTCTTCTGTTCTATCTTTGATAATGATATTTTGTTGGTTCGCATTAAGAATCGGAAGCTAAGACCATATTTGAGAAATTAACATCCATCCGTCTGGTTGATTTTGGATGATGAATGAATTTTCAGATTTAACTCATTCAAGgatgtttaaaaattaataaaatatgtcaTGGTTAGATAATTAATGCTAATTTATTCCtgttttgtattaaattaaactttGTATGAGCGTAATAATACTGTCCAATTGCTTCACCGGCTTCTGAAGTAATCCTGGACTAGTAATAATTTATGTGGATGAACATGTAGATTTcgaataatttatgagttttcaTCGTTATATTGCGATTTTCGCAATTTAGTGGAtcaatgaaattgttttatcctttaatatatatatatatatattggttgaAAAGAGAATCATACCTAACCAAGACTTGGTATTCAAAGTTTATCCTTGTGTGGTGGTTGTTGACTTACCTTCCTAATAAAGTTTACAGTCTAGGTgcataaatatgattaatttttttaaaagaatttcaTTTTCCCTCCTAATAAATTTGCAAGAACTCTTAGTTTTATGGATTTTTcaaaatgacttaaattaatcTCAAGTTGGGAGTGTCTTGCCTAAGAGATCAAAAGTTTCAAATTCGATTTTTACTAGGAACGTCTTAAGTTAAAGGGTTTTTACTAAGAACGTTTTAAATTAAAGGGTTCTTGTTAACTTATttcagataaaaaaataaatgactcaaattactttttatttttattttgtttagttattactaaattatatcaatcaatgactaaaataattatttaaatgagcTTTGTTTTCCccttaatttttcaaaacaaaatcaaaagtagaattatatataataaataactaaattaattatatatactttgtTTGCTCTCCtgattttcatttgtttttcttgGATCAATAAGAGGAAAACTCTCTGAAATAGGTAGACATTTTGGTATCATTATGTATACATGATAGGTTGATCTGTATAAACAATATTCTTGACATGCATTTTGCTTATTCCACATGCTTAATAAGCATGGTTGCACATGCAATCCAGGTAATTGTTGTCTTTTCAATAATAGACTTAAAATTTCAACAACTTCTATGAAAAGTAACCACTATTTTGTCTTAGGCACAAAGAAAAAATGATTGTAGACTATTCTATTTGTTCTTCTATGTTAGTGAGGAGAagaattgataagaaaaatatcctcaattcaatttttttctgcAGGACTTCTGTAATGATGATGATTTTCGTAGTGGCATTCTCATGGAACAAACGAAAATCTCTGTTTGATTCAGTAACAAAATGAACATATTAATGCAGCAAATCTTTATAATCCTGATGTATAGAATAAATTGGAAGAAGCTGCTAATACTTTTTTCCATAATCACAACTGCTGGTGTCTTCTTTCAAATTCATATACTTTCTTATCCACTGAACTTATGGGTTTACTCACCAGAAGAAATGATTTCTTCAAACAAAACTTGGAACCCTAAAGTGCACTTAAAGGAAATTAACCAGCACATTGTTCAGTTTGAAAATATCGAAAACCTTCATCTAGCTGCTGTTGTCTCCCACAACTTATCCATGAGCTCGAATCAATCAGTACCCATCGTAGAAGACGAAGACAATGTTACAACACAGAAGGATATTCAGCAGAaggttataatttataactgTCCTAAATATTACTTCTAAGCTTTCCATATTCTTTTATtgaagtttatttaattatggttGTAGGGAAAAGATTTGGCCATGGTACCAAATGAAGAACTGAATTATGCAAAACAACAAATGAATAACATCTCATCTGTCGTTGATAATCCAGACCCTGATCTATACGCCCCAATCTTCAGGAATGTCTCCACTTTCCAGAGGTACATATATTAGTACATTTGTGATCaattatttgaatcatttttttcTACCGAAACTTAGAATAGCAAACTATTTGTTACCACCAATGGTGTTGATTTTACCTAAATTGTTTCTATTTCTGAAATCGATATAAACAAAGCTAATCCTAGCTGAGATGCAGTTTTTGTTTCTGCATATAGGCATTCATATAACCTAGTTACCCATTATTGAGACCAATCTTTGTGAAAAATTGTAGAATAGAAGCTAGAATTATTGATCTCAATTTACTAACTATGACAAATCTATCTATATAGTGAGTTCTAAAGAAGAAAATAACCGTTATTAACAACTTATCAGCAGTTAACTAACCATGGTAAGAATAGGCTGAGCTCTGATATTTGTAAGTGGAAACAGAATCAGAGTTTCCAAATGGGGTAAATAATGGCACAAATTGATAGGAATTGAACGTGgttgatattattaatattattattacaggAGTTATGAGCTAATGGAAGGCATACTTAAAGTATACATATACAAAGATGGAAAGAGACCAATTTTCCATCAACCTTATTTACAAGGAATTTATTCATCTGAAGGATGGTTTATGAAGTTAATGGAAGGAAACAAGCAATTCGTGACAAAGGAACCAGAAAAGGCTCACTTATTCTATCTCCCATATAGTGCTCGTCAGTTACAAATTGCTCTATATGTCCCTGACTCACATAACATGAAACAACTATCCATATTCCTTCGAGATTATGTTAACAGAATTGCTGCAAAGTACCCCTTTTGGAACAGGACTCACGGATCCGATCATTTCCTCGTCGCTTGTCATGACTGGGTAAgattcaaattattcaaaaaaaaaaatcattgactgTTTCTTTGGCCTTGTTTCAActtggtttatttgaatttcatctCAAATAACCAACCATTATCATATCaatcaaaagataaaatattataattcttttctattaataatttttcattatatatttatacttctaatatctttttattcattattttcaaataactttgtTCATTATAGGTAAATTCAGGGATGGATAAAAAAAGTAGAGTTTTTGGGCTTCTAATATCTTTTTATTGAAGATttttttcatcatttcaaataactttGTTCAGCATAGGTAAATACATGGATGGATTCAGAAAGTAAAATTTTGGTGTTTCTAATAtccttttattcattattttcaaataaccttattTAGTATAGGTAAAATAGTGACCGGTCCAGAAAGTAGTATTCTTTATGTTTCGAATGGATGATCTGATTGATGAAAGAGTTATTTGGGTGGTGGGTTATTTCCATGGCCTTGTTTCatataatagattatttgaatttaatgtcAAATAACTCATCCTGTTATCATCAATCACTATAAAAATaccttaattttttcttttcttttgaatATATATGGGTCCTAAGTCCTAACATCCTTTTAGCCAAGACCGTGTTCATTTACTTAGTTATTTTGATAACAACATGTTATTTGATATCTCATTTGTATTTTGTATGTACAGGGTCCTTATACACTTAAAGAGCACGAAGAACTAACAAAGAACACAATCAAGGCACTATGCAACGCAGATTCATCCGAAGGAATCTTCATTCAAGGAAAAGACGTATCCCTTCCAGAAACCACCATAAGAAATCGAAGAAGACCCCTCCGAGGAATCGGAGGCAATAAAGTTTCAAAGCGTCCAATTCTCGCATTCTTCGCAGGCCACATGCATGGGAGAGTTCGGCCAATCCTTCACGAGTTTTGGCACGAAAAAGACAAAGACATGAGAATCTACGGTCTTCTTCCAAAGAAAAAAGCAATGTCTTACGTAGAACACATGAAATCGAGTCGATACTGTCTTTGTCCTATGGGATATGAAGTGAACAGTCCGAGGATAGTTGAGGCGATATATTACGAATGTGTCCCTGTTATTATTGCGGACAATTTTGTCCCTCCGATGAATGAAGTGCTGGAATGGAACGCTTTTTCGGTAAGGGTGGCGGAAAAGGAGATTCCTAGATTGAAGGAGATCTTGATGGGGATTCCTATGAAGAAATATGTTGAGATGAGGAATAATGTGAAGATGGTTCAAAAGCATTTTCATTGGAATGGAAAAGATGTTGTCAGGTATGATTTGTTTCATATGATTCTACATTCTATTTGGTATGCTAGGCTCAATCAACTTCAAGTAACTAATGATTCATGACAATTGTTATTGAATCATTTGTTTCAAAGACTCGTCTAGGTCAGGAATAGAGCACAAGAACTTATGTTTGAAAGGTTATGAGTTAGAGTTTTCGTATTCATATCATTTGGCTAGGTCTTCAAACATTAGAAAAAACCTGTCTAAAATGCAAAGATAGAGTAACACTAGGAGATTAGCTTAAAACAATGTATAGTATAGAAAACACcatattgttttgttttatatttgtattgatTGTTGTTAGGTATGGAtagtttattgtttttttaaagattcatgtaggattatttatttatttatttgggttAATGTAATGATTGGATTTATTTTGGGatttgacattattttatagaatttgaaattatttgtaaCTTGTAAAAATATGTAGATGCAAAGAAGAGAACTGAAATTTGTATTATTGCTAACACATTAATTCATGGGTTAAACAATTTTCTTCTcgatcttaaaaaaaaaaaaacactttaagtTGAATCATTAAGGTGGTATCtaattctctttaattaaaaaatatattttatgtattaaattggatgaaaaaaattaatttataatttcaataataatgaaatataaatttgtttgaaaaataaaagtacACTTTCACactaatttagaaaattttgattaaagaGATTGAAATTATGCGatttgtttgagttatttaaatagttcAAACCGAACAAGGACCTAGTGATTATCTCGCGGTTTCTAATCTGAATTGTCACGTGTTTGGCGATTTTTTTTGATTTGATCGGTAGCTGATTAGAAATTGGATGAAAATGGTATTTGTGTCACCTGTCGAAGGCTCCACTTGATTcatcttaaatattaataaacacaattaaatatataatatcgatattgttttttatatttgtaattttttaaaatttatttctttataataatattaattttcaataggtttatatatatatttttagaggGATAAAATTTATTCGATAGTCACGgttacaaacttataaaaaaaatataattaagttatgaTATCATTTCTCAAAAGTTAATAAGTTATTCATGATCAACTTAAAGTTCAAATGTGATAATCAAGAGAGtaacaactaaaaaaataagtaaacatCAATTTCCACACAAATGACTAAAAGAACCGGTGAGTCGGGAGACTATAATCCGACTTCCTTATTGTTTCGTTTGTCCGTTTTTTTCTAAGCATAGTTAATATCCGAGTTTATACACTTTTTGGTcagtatattataaaaatatcattttatataattttattataaaaaaaatatattattatcctCACGGAGAGTACCTGAGGCCAAACaggaaaaaatagaaataaaatggGATGGAAATATTAAATGCACTCTCCACTCCGATGTACCTATTACCGTCTCCAATTATGATGGTGAGAATTATGCAGCTATTctaaaataaactcaaaacataccatcaaacaaaacaaacaaaattgcTAATAAAACTAAGtgcaattttttaaaataaatcagaAAAGTGGAAAACGACTCATCAAATGGGATTATACAGAGAAATAGAATATATACATTTGTTAAAAGACAAAACTTCATAATTTCGAATCACGCCAAgatctttttaaaaattgagaaaCCTTTATTCCTGAAAGGTACTTCACGAGGTAAGTGCTTTTGCTTGAGAATCAAGATAAGTTATTATTATAGATTGACCAAAATCATCTTAACAATAACAGATCAATTGACTGAAAAAGACTTCTTTTTAGCCCTTTTAATTTACATAGGGATGCAAATCAACATAGATGTAAACGAGTTATTGGAATCTCGATCCGGTTAAAAGTTTGTACGAGTTCGTAGTCTTAACGAGTTTGAGTTCATTTGAGAATTTAAACGAATCAagataaaacttttaaatatttgactCGTCAGCTTGCGAACATGTTCGTTTAGAGGCTAATAAAAATGTTCATTTGGAGGTTTCTTTATGAACTCGGGAATATGTTTCTTTAGAGGATAATTTACAACcccatttaatatttattaataaattaataataaaaaataatgtaagatTCTTGATCACTTCTAAGACCTCTCCAGCTCTTGAGCCCAACTGAAAACATAACAATCGAgttctaatattattatttttgattaaaatccATGTATATTAAAAGCTGTAAACAAGTTTGAATCCGAATATTAGTGGTGTAAGTGGTTCGGTTTGGTTGGTTTATTGACCGAAATGTATATCCAAATCGTTGTCGTCGGTTTACTAAATTTCAAATTGTCAGTTTATTGGTTTGATCAGTTAAGTTTGAATGGTTAAAAAATTGATCTAGTCGATTTAATCAGtttaatacattaataattaacataatttttaaaatacaaatgcatatattaataacatctaatagttaatatttttgataCTAAGTGTTTAACTTGgttatattctttaattattattagtttaaattaattattattagtttaaatgtgGGTTActaatagttataatatattattctttcatttttgtactagtctaatttaaatattactttaCAAATATTTGGTCGGTTTGAACGGTGTGAGCGGTTTCAATTGTGTTGAATCGACACCGAACCGTTGAGATCGGTTAAGTAAAAAGAAAATCGTAATGAATTCGGTTTGTTATTCGATTTGGTTTGGATGATTTCAGTTCGATTTGAACAGTTTACTTACGTTGTTCCTGAATATATGTTAAACGAGCGAAGTTTGAGCTTGAAACGGTTAGGCTTTGCTCATCTAGTTTACAACCCTAAATTTATACACAATAAAAGATGGAAGATTGGACATTTTATATTAGCCATGATCACTTCCAttggaaagaaagaagaagttacaagcaattaatatttattaagttcCTAGAAATGAGCTTGCTTCAATCctacttcttcttctccatcaTTGATTAGGGAAagcaattaaattaaattaaattaaagataatcATGATGATCATCATCTAATTCAAGAAACCTATTAACCCATTCCAATCCATTTGTTCCCTCAACAGAGAAATCAAACATTAACttcacatcttcttcttcttcttctttttcttcaattctTCTTCCCAACCCCAATTGATCTGTCGATTCCATAATAGGAGAAGGTAGTGATGAATTCAAATTCATCATATTGGTGATCTTGTTATTGTTCTTGACCTCCTTAATCACATTATTATATCTTTTGCTCATATGAGAATTccaataatttttaatctcGTTATCTGTTCTTCCCGGAAGTCTACCAGCAATTAAAGACCACCTATTTCCCAAAAGCTTATGAAGTCGAAGAATCAAATCCTCTTCTTGTTCAGAAAAGTTGCCTCTTTTAATATTGGGTCGAAGATAATTCAACCATCTCAGTCGACAACTCTTTCCACATCTGTTCAAACCTGCACCACCATCGAAAACAATCTTACCGAAGACTACCCAATTCAACTTAACGCGTTCTAAATAAGAATTCAATATACCTGATCTCGTGGCTATAGATTTCCACTTCTTTGGTCCATGAAGATGAATGTATTCGGAAAGTGTCTTGTCTTCTTCAGCAGTCCATGCTCCTTTAACGTTAATCTGGATTGATGATTTCTTCATGTTTCTTGGTTTGGTTTGAAATGGAgagtaatttatatatacaaattaagtGTTAGATGTACGGAAAGTGAAGACAAAAgacattattttctttctttctaccTAACGTTCTTATTTATTGTCAATACCCGCATTTCTTAGCGGTGGATGGATAGATGGATAATGGATTCACCCAACAACCAGTTAGATCAgcctttaattttatttctttcttttttttaaatttatctttttttcatatttatttatttatttaataaaaaatgattaagaaaTTGAATTTTGGAGAGAAAAATTGGAAGGAAATTATGTAGtgcaagtaaaaaaaataacaaattttttctcttctcttctcactatttattatttttacaaccAATAAAATGACACATCATTTTCTCCTCGTTATCTTTCCCAAATTCATTCTCTTGTAAGTTGTAACTATTctgtgaaataaataaataaaatttaaataaatatatatatatttataagttaaaaaataaataaattaataatactatatatataataagtcgGTTTGATTCTATATCACTATGTATTAAtctatgttatttttaaaaaaaaattcaaacttattatatttatttaatacaacacaaaatataactattaaattaaaatataataataacttcTTATTTTTCACTTAGATACTCTTAGGCAGCTACTGACTGAATGTCGTCTCAATCTTAAagcattattataaattttagataatattGACTCTTATGAATAAACTTTATGGATGGATTAacatgatttaaatataatacttTGGTTATTTTTGCAATAcacttttactttttaaaattatataaaaaatattttgaattgctaattgaaattttgaaatgtgatcatttttttaatacacttaattttttttaagtattttaaaaatatatgaattgataattgaaatataataaattttcaccctatttttttattaaatcattcaatttattaattaaaataatttttattttattttattttatcgttatatattaatacactttaagtcttttaatctaaaatattatcttttCAAAGTCACCGATAGTTATTTTTCGAATAACACATGTATTTCCAAAATCCCTTTTTCGAACAACACATTTGTGGgttataattttggattttggaaaaaaaatgattgaggGAGAGATTTAAGAGTGAATTACTCCTCTTTGAAAAATTCTCTCTCATTTCTCTCCCAAATTCtctcctctatcactcctcttttaaaaattattactaCAAATGTTTTATTAACTTTGAGGGGAGGCCTAACTCTTTATTTTTCAACCTTTTCGAAACATTAATTTTACACTCATTTAACGGTGTCTTAAAGAATACATTAGAAAGATGTTGATTGATGATCCATTATCGGTATTGGGATGTTCGGATACAAAACACGAGCTCGTTTTGATTGAGTGATGAATCtttatctcatttattttttgGTACAACATTCAGTGATCGCAATCGACAAATGCGTTATTttacaacattattattatgacaatagGAGaaatatcttttgaaaactGGTGAAAACGGTCTGTAaacttattaatctttttaaagaTCTTCGAACtcgttaaaattaattttatgtatatttattaattggTGAGCATTttgacttatatttttattactgCTCTCAAATAGTTAATCTTGTTATGTTTCGGACGTGAACAACGACAAAgtgaacatatatttttattagtatttatatgtatttaaaatttaattgataatatcaaaattttatttctatttttcagtcaagataattttaaatattagctTAGCCTCCCCATATGACGTTTAACCATTTTGGACCTTTTTGTTCATTGACTTTAGATTCTTTCCTCTCTttattatgttttgttgtatttttctaacccctttataaaaattatatcttatttCATACAACaaagacaaaaattatttattcaatttttaaaatatatttgaagatATATCCAACTAAGCTCGATATGTGGAAATCAactcataaattaaatttgtcttCATTATAGATAATAATGCAGCTAggaaaaagtatatattattatatatacatcttTGTTCTTCACCACCCATTATATTATACATtcaattttaaagataaatgacattaaatttattttgtaaaaatgttcataaaaataaagattaggataaaaaacaaatctaatttggaaaataataaacaaattaaatgtaacaaaaattatatcatagtattaaataatattatttagacaACTagggtttataatttatttatatatatatatatatatatatatatatatatatatatatatatatatatatatatattcatatttctaACTAAAccaataagtaaaatataaaatattattttataatcagttaatttatactttatatttaatacataattacaattttataactTGCAAATAATTTTGGTTTAAGACATTTtctgaaaaacaaatataaaaaaatgacaaaaacaaaaactcaattaatataaaCTA
This is a stretch of genomic DNA from Impatiens glandulifera chromosome 4, dImpGla2.1, whole genome shotgun sequence. It encodes these proteins:
- the LOC124933621 gene encoding transcription factor MYB114-like produces the protein MKKSSIQINVKGAWTAEEDKTLSEYIHLHGPKKWKSIATRSGLNRCGKSCRLRWLNYLRPNIKRGNFSEQEEDLILRLHKLLGNRWSLIAGRLPGRTDNEIKNYWNSHMSKRYNNVIKEVKNNNKITNMMNLNSSLPSPIMESTDQLGLGRRIEEKEEEEEDVKLMFDFSVEGTNGLEWVNRFLELDDDHHDYL
- the LOC124933620 gene encoding probable glycosyltransferase At5g03795, coding for MNILMQQIFIILMYRINWKKLLILFSIITTAGVFFQIHILSYPLNLWVYSPEEMISSNKTWNPKVHLKEINQHIVQFENIENLHLAAVVSHNLSMSSNQSVPIVEDEDNVTTQKDIQQKGKDLAMVPNEELNYAKQQMNNISSVVDNPDPDLYAPIFRNVSTFQRSYELMEGILKVYIYKDGKRPIFHQPYLQGIYSSEGWFMKLMEGNKQFVTKEPEKAHLFYLPYSARQLQIALYVPDSHNMKQLSIFLRDYVNRIAAKYPFWNRTHGSDHFLVACHDWGPYTLKEHEELTKNTIKALCNADSSEGIFIQGKDVSLPETTIRNRRRPLRGIGGNKVSKRPILAFFAGHMHGRVRPILHEFWHEKDKDMRIYGLLPKKKAMSYVEHMKSSRYCLCPMGYEVNSPRIVEAIYYECVPVIIADNFVPPMNEVLEWNAFSVRVAEKEIPRLKEILMGIPMKKYVEMRNNVKMVQKHFHWNGKDVVRYDLFHMILHSIWYARLNQLQVTNDS